In one window of Opitutus sp. GAS368 DNA:
- a CDS encoding TonB-dependent receptor, with protein sequence MNQTTPLATASGRVFSRLALLSLGLLTCRLTAFAADPTPSAEPENTVTLDTYKVTTAIDTYKEDRSMSSSKMPIDMKDLAATLQVLNTSFINDKVATALDDLYPYIVGMTREGPAAAGFTLRGYTNSATNTMINNLQTDGLPGGASRFGSPTTANVDRVEVLKGPNSVLYGAMNPGGLINIVTKQPAVKTSHSLSTSVGSFAGSQGTNSMGYSASLDSTGPLDAGKHWLYRFIASYEDAPTWRQFDWSKNYYIFPSLTYRFDENTEATLKLEFHREHRFAIQDQALVAPLNLAANVPTDHSLVYQDPENKSYELGDVYNLSFVHHFQNQWTLKFNSRDVQHTDGRRLLENRSINVTTPLDASTITQRLRDTWNRRRYTYLDLNLYGTFGPETFKQTLLFGLNSGYETHNFTRWIFQNTIGAPISVYHPVHNLTTYPTVNSTTGTGPTQIAISKYYNLGAYVSDQISMGKHWRANVGVHTEKYDTKYTDSAVLLSTGNVVNPGQANHPKSTVPSFGLVYEVNDTLSFYASFAKSFKPTPPQGVAQGAPQPGPETANQKEIGMKADFMERKLGVLLSLYDITRENVIEPVPNVFDPVTGIQVYRTLASQSKGVELSLNYQPVPNWQNQVGISYNDAKVTQSAATNLIDAQLANAPKQSANFWTRYNFTSGSLRGFGVGFGIIYTGQQNLVLDNRDTAKLTIPSVTRADLALYYKWHRYDFAVNIYNITDKSYIAGGDAPTDVVPGSPRKITASVRFPF encoded by the coding sequence ATGAACCAAACCACCCCACTTGCCACGGCTTCGGGCCGTGTTTTCAGCCGGCTCGCGCTGCTTTCACTCGGTCTGCTGACCTGCCGCCTCACTGCCTTCGCGGCCGACCCCACGCCCTCGGCCGAGCCGGAAAACACGGTGACCCTCGACACTTACAAGGTCACGACGGCCATCGACACCTACAAGGAGGACCGCAGCATGTCGTCGAGCAAGATGCCCATCGACATGAAGGACCTGGCGGCCACGCTCCAGGTGCTCAACACCTCGTTCATCAACGACAAGGTGGCGACGGCCCTGGACGACCTCTACCCCTACATCGTCGGCATGACGCGCGAGGGCCCCGCCGCCGCCGGTTTCACGCTGCGCGGTTACACCAACAGCGCGACGAACACGATGATCAACAACCTGCAGACGGACGGCCTGCCGGGCGGCGCGTCCCGCTTCGGTTCGCCCACCACCGCCAACGTCGACCGGGTCGAGGTGCTCAAGGGACCCAACTCCGTCCTCTACGGCGCGATGAACCCGGGCGGCCTCATCAACATCGTCACCAAGCAGCCGGCGGTGAAGACCAGCCACAGCCTGTCCACTTCCGTGGGCAGCTTCGCCGGAAGCCAGGGCACGAACAGCATGGGTTACTCGGCCTCGCTCGACAGCACGGGGCCGCTCGATGCCGGCAAGCACTGGCTGTATCGTTTCATCGCCTCGTATGAGGACGCCCCCACGTGGCGCCAGTTCGACTGGTCCAAGAATTACTACATCTTCCCCTCCCTTACCTACCGGTTCGACGAGAACACCGAGGCGACCCTCAAGCTCGAGTTCCACCGCGAGCACCGCTTCGCGATCCAGGACCAGGCGCTGGTGGCGCCCCTCAACCTGGCGGCCAACGTGCCGACCGATCATTCCCTGGTCTACCAGGATCCGGAGAACAAGTCCTACGAGCTCGGCGACGTCTACAATCTCTCGTTCGTCCACCACTTCCAGAACCAATGGACGCTGAAGTTCAATTCCCGCGACGTGCAGCACACCGACGGCCGCCGGCTCCTGGAGAACCGGAGCATCAACGTCACCACCCCCCTCGACGCCAGCACGATCACGCAGCGGCTGCGCGACACTTGGAACCGCCGGCGCTACACCTATCTCGACCTCAATCTCTACGGCACTTTCGGCCCCGAGACCTTCAAGCAGACCCTCCTGTTCGGCCTGAACAGCGGCTATGAGACGCACAACTTCACCCGCTGGATCTTCCAGAACACCATCGGCGCCCCCATCAGCGTCTACCACCCGGTCCACAACCTGACGACCTACCCGACCGTCAATTCGACCACGGGCACCGGACCGACCCAGATCGCCATCTCGAAATATTACAACCTTGGCGCCTATGTTTCGGACCAGATCTCCATGGGCAAGCACTGGCGCGCGAACGTCGGCGTGCACACCGAAAAGTACGACACCAAATACACGGACTCGGCGGTCCTCCTCTCGACCGGCAACGTGGTCAATCCCGGCCAGGCCAACCACCCCAAGTCCACGGTGCCCTCCTTCGGCCTGGTTTATGAGGTGAACGACACGCTGTCGTTCTACGCGAGCTTCGCCAAGTCGTTCAAGCCGACCCCGCCGCAGGGCGTCGCCCAAGGCGCCCCGCAGCCCGGACCGGAGACCGCGAACCAGAAGGAAATCGGCATGAAGGCCGATTTCATGGAGCGCAAGCTCGGCGTCCTCCTGTCCCTCTATGATATCACCCGCGAGAACGTCATCGAGCCCGTCCCGAACGTGTTCGATCCGGTCACCGGCATCCAGGTTTACCGGACGCTCGCGAGTCAGAGCAAGGGCGTGGAACTGTCGCTCAACTACCAGCCGGTGCCGAACTGGCAGAATCAGGTCGGCATCAGCTACAACGACGCGAAGGTCACCCAGTCCGCCGCCACCAACCTGATCGACGCCCAGCTGGCCAACGCGCCCAAGCAGAGCGCGAATTTCTGGACACGCTATAACTTCACCTCGGGTTCCCTGCGCGGCTTCGGCGTGGGTTTCGGCATCATCTACACGGGCCAGCAGAATCTGGTCCTCGACAACCGCGACACGGCCAAACTCACCATCCCATCCGTCACCCGCGCCGACCTGGCCCTCTACTACAAGTGGCACCGGTATGACTTCGCCGTGAACATCTACAACATCACCGACAAGTCCTATATCGCCGGCGGCGATGCCCCGACCGACGTGGTGCCCGGCTCCCCGCGCAAGATCACCGCTTCGGTGCGCTTTCCGTTCTGA
- a CDS encoding class I SAM-dependent methyltransferase, producing the protein MPAVDFSPNLARFTGFADLYNRHRASPPAVLAELLARFSGMSRPALVIDLGCGTGLSTRYWADHAERVTGIEPTPDMIRQAATVTRARNVSYHAGYSHATGLRARCAQIACCMQALHWMEPTATFAEVNRILVRGGVFAACDYDWPPATGSWEADAAFESCWRTARELGRELQVEAGLQRWDKAGHLARMEASGCFRYVKEIAVHHIDRGNADRLTGLLLSQGFVQSLLKKGVTEAALGIPALRQIAGQNLGEAPRPFLWSARVRVGVT; encoded by the coding sequence ATGCCTGCTGTTGATTTTTCACCGAACCTTGCACGCTTCACCGGCTTTGCCGACCTCTACAACCGCCACCGCGCCTCGCCCCCGGCGGTGCTGGCGGAACTGCTGGCCCGGTTTTCGGGGATGTCCCGGCCCGCGCTCGTGATCGATCTGGGTTGCGGCACAGGCCTCTCCACCCGTTACTGGGCAGACCACGCGGAACGCGTCACCGGTATCGAACCCACGCCCGATATGATCCGGCAGGCCGCGACGGTCACGCGAGCGCGCAACGTGTCCTATCACGCGGGCTACTCCCATGCCACCGGCCTGCGGGCCCGATGCGCGCAAATCGCCTGCTGCATGCAAGCCCTGCACTGGATGGAACCGACGGCCACCTTTGCCGAGGTGAACCGGATTCTGGTGCGCGGCGGGGTCTTTGCGGCCTGCGACTATGACTGGCCGCCCGCCACCGGCTCGTGGGAGGCGGACGCCGCTTTCGAATCGTGCTGGCGCACTGCGCGCGAGCTTGGCCGGGAACTCCAGGTCGAGGCCGGACTCCAACGGTGGGACAAGGCCGGCCATCTGGCGCGCATGGAGGCCAGCGGCTGTTTCCGCTACGTGAAGGAAATCGCCGTGCATCACATCGACCGGGGCAATGCGGACCGGCTCACCGGTCTGCTCCTCAGCCAGGGCTTCGTGCAGAGCCTCCTGAAAAAGGGCGTCACGGAAGCCGCCCTCGGCATCCCCGCCCTGCGCCAGATCGCCGGGCAAAACCTGGGGGAGGCCCCGCGCCCCTTCCTTTGGAGCGCGCGGGTGCGGGTGGGCGTGACTTAG
- a CDS encoding response regulator transcription factor yields MKILVVEDQKRLGQFLKKGLSEHSYTTTWAQNCAEARDALCETHYDGIILDLGLPDGDGLDLLREWRQSGFNEPVLILSARDTVQDRIRGLDLGADDYLPKPFSLEELLARVRSLLRRQATTKETVLEHRGIRVDLLARTVTQNGTSVEMTTREFALLEVFLQNAGRVLPRTLICEKIWESHYDVDTNLLDVYMSKLRTKLEADPAKPLFKTVRGVGYQLT; encoded by the coding sequence ATGAAAATCCTCGTGGTCGAAGACCAGAAGCGCCTTGGCCAGTTTCTCAAGAAAGGCCTGTCCGAGCACAGCTACACCACCACCTGGGCGCAAAACTGCGCCGAGGCCCGGGACGCCCTGTGCGAAACACACTACGACGGCATCATCCTTGACCTCGGCTTGCCCGACGGCGACGGGCTCGATCTGCTGCGCGAATGGCGCCAGAGCGGCTTCAACGAGCCGGTGCTGATCCTGAGCGCCCGCGACACGGTCCAGGACCGCATCCGCGGGCTGGACCTCGGCGCCGACGACTACCTGCCCAAGCCTTTCAGTCTGGAGGAGCTGCTCGCCCGCGTCCGCTCCCTGCTGCGGCGCCAGGCGACGACCAAGGAAACCGTGCTCGAACACCGCGGCATCCGGGTCGACCTGCTGGCCCGCACCGTCACGCAGAACGGCACGTCTGTGGAGATGACCACGCGGGAGTTCGCCCTGCTCGAGGTCTTCCTGCAGAACGCCGGCCGCGTGCTGCCCCGCACCCTCATCTGTGAGAAAATCTGGGAGTCGCACTATGACGTCGATACCAACCTGCTCGACGTCTACATGAGCAAGCTGCGCACCAAGCTCGAGGCCGACCCCGCCAAGCCGCTCTTCAAGACCGTGCGCGGCGTCGGCTACCAGCTGACATGA
- a CDS encoding ATP-binding protein, whose protein sequence is MKSVGVRLAFWYALASVLTLALLFRAGRYLLEQHVIRSLDLLNATQFEQVKEHFGPDPGALTPAEIRERMRDGNEPAYARFYIELHQPGDGAVYSSRNLGRRSIPRVAFKPDFSANFFAAVFSYRNSDSRLVPAKRTFNVMLDDLGELRVGEFALGPLSVLIATPKVQVAETIKGYDEISGVLLVFMLLASAGIGYGLSRVALRPVRLIQETANHISSDNLSERIPVAPVEDEISDLARLLNQMFDRLESSFNQVRRFTAEASHELKTPLSLMRLQSEKMLMDGGLNPAQEESLHIVLEEINRLNTIIEELLFLSRAEADAITLDRRPQDPRVFMENFAQDARVLADSRGVRLADIHGGEGRVEFDARWLRQVLLNLLANALSYTPAGKCVTVTSQLGTTGWRVAVDDEGPGVPADQRERIFERFVRLAHPAQHDKGSGLGLAISRSIITLHQGRIWAEAPASGKGLRVVFELPLAGADGGPAIPRPN, encoded by the coding sequence ATGAAGTCGGTCGGTGTCCGCCTGGCCTTCTGGTATGCGCTGGCCTCGGTGCTGACCCTGGCGCTGCTGTTCCGCGCCGGCCGCTACCTGCTGGAACAACACGTCATCCGCAGCCTCGACCTCCTCAACGCCACCCAGTTCGAGCAGGTCAAGGAGCACTTCGGCCCCGATCCCGGCGCCCTCACCCCCGCCGAGATCCGCGAGCGCATGCGTGATGGCAATGAGCCGGCCTACGCCCGCTTCTACATCGAACTCCACCAACCCGGCGATGGGGCCGTCTACAGTTCGCGCAATCTCGGCCGCCGCAGCATTCCCCGCGTCGCTTTCAAGCCGGATTTTTCCGCCAATTTCTTCGCCGCCGTCTTCAGCTACCGCAATTCCGACTCCCGCCTGGTGCCCGCCAAACGCACCTTCAACGTGATGCTGGACGACCTCGGCGAGCTCCGCGTGGGCGAGTTTGCCCTCGGCCCGTTAAGCGTGCTGATCGCCACCCCCAAGGTGCAGGTCGCGGAGACCATCAAGGGCTACGACGAAATCTCCGGCGTCCTGCTGGTGTTCATGCTGCTGGCCAGCGCCGGCATCGGCTACGGGCTGAGCCGCGTGGCGCTGCGCCCCGTGCGCCTGATCCAGGAGACCGCCAACCACATCAGCTCCGACAACCTCAGCGAGCGCATCCCGGTCGCCCCGGTGGAGGACGAGATTTCCGACCTGGCCCGGCTCCTCAACCAGATGTTCGACCGGCTGGAGTCGTCCTTCAACCAGGTGCGGCGGTTCACCGCGGAGGCCTCGCATGAACTCAAGACCCCGCTCTCGCTGATGCGCCTCCAGTCCGAGAAGATGCTGATGGACGGCGGTCTCAACCCCGCGCAGGAGGAGTCGCTCCATATCGTGCTCGAGGAAATCAACCGCCTCAATACGATCATCGAGGAGCTGCTCTTCCTGTCCCGTGCCGAGGCCGACGCCATCACCCTTGATCGCCGCCCGCAGGACCCGCGGGTCTTCATGGAAAACTTCGCGCAGGACGCCCGGGTGCTCGCCGACAGCCGCGGCGTGCGCCTCGCCGACATCCATGGCGGCGAGGGCCGGGTGGAATTCGACGCCCGTTGGCTCCGGCAGGTGCTGCTCAACCTGCTGGCCAACGCGCTGAGCTACACGCCCGCGGGCAAATGCGTCACCGTCACCTCGCAGCTCGGCACCACCGGCTGGCGCGTGGCGGTGGACGACGAGGGCCCGGGCGTACCCGCCGACCAGCGGGAGCGCATCTTCGAGCGCTTCGTGCGGCTGGCGCACCCGGCCCAGCACGACAAGGGCAGCGGCCTCGGCCTCGCCATCAGCCGCAGCATCATCACCCTGCACCAAGGCCGCATCTGGGCCGAGGCGCCGGCCTCCGGCAAGGGCCTCCGGGTGGTCTTCGAGCTCCCCCTGGCCGGGGCGGACGGGGGCCCGGCGATCCCGCGCCCAAACTGA